A single region of the Jaculus jaculus isolate mJacJac1 chromosome 15, mJacJac1.mat.Y.cur, whole genome shotgun sequence genome encodes:
- the Socs6 gene encoding suppressor of cytokine signaling 6, which translates to MKKISLKTFRKSFNLNKSKDESDFMVVQPPSLAGDFGKDDPLFGGCYAKDVAGCGGGGGDDADKGGKGRAKSESLMGTLKRRLSAKQKAKGKGSAAADDAFSSASAPLALKEARAPRPIRSTSLRSHHYSPTPWPLRPTSSEETCVKVEVEVEVEVRVKALVHGSPGPLNGVRKELQPEPARPGASAAPGDLQDHRPDLRLPLDDHHHHHRHQQQQQHRVPVVLGLLPQDYLQYTVPLDDGLCPPEGSPMEVSSGPPGPAAAAASAFAVPEPQGHQELGVAPEIFVDPAAGGLLVGTTGVGLQSPGAGRDDAPPLSPLLPPLQNHPIQRTFGGLAGTEAHVAVAESVRCHLNFDPNTAPGVARVYDSVQSSGPMVVTSLTEELKKLAKQGWYWGPITRWEAEGKLANVPDGSFLVRDSSDDRYLLSLSFRSHGKTLHTRIEHSNGRFSFYEQPDVEGHTSIVDLIEHSIRDSENGAFCYSRSRLPGSATYPVRLTNPVSRFMQVRSLQYLCRFVIRQYTRIDLIQKLPLPSKMKDYLQEKHY; encoded by the coding sequence ATGAAGAAGATCAGCCTGAAAACCTTCCGGAAGTCTTTCAACCTCAACAAGAGCAAGGACGAATCCGACTTCATGGTGGTGCAGCCCCCGTCCCTGGCCGGCGACTTCGGCAAGGATGACCCCCTGTTCGGGGGCTGCTACGCGAAGGACGTGGCCGGCTGCGGTGGAGGCGGCGGTGACGACGCGGACAAGGGCGGCAAAGGGCGCGCCAAGAGCGAGAGCCTCATGGGCACCCTGAAGCGGAGGCTGTCGGCCAAGCAGAAGGCCAAGGGCAAGGGCTCCGCGGCCGCCGACGACGCCTTCTCGTCGGCCTCGGCGCCCCTGGCCTTGAAGGAGGCGCGCGCGCCGCGGCCCATCCGCTCCACGTCGCTGCGCAGCCACCACTACAGCCCGACGCCGTGGCCGCTGCGGCCCACGAGCTCCGAGGAGACGTGCGTcaaggtggaggtggaggtggaggtggaggtgcgCGTGAAGGCGCTGGTGCACGGCAGCCCCGGGCCGCTCAACGGTGTGCGCAAGGAGCTGCAGCCCGAGCCCGCGCGCCCCGGCGCCAGCGCCGCCCCGGGCGACCTCCAGGACCACCGGCCGGACCTGCGCCTTCCGCTCGacgaccaccaccaccaccaccgccaccagcagcagcagcagcaccgcGTGCCCGTGGTCCTCGGACTCCTGCCTCAGGACTACCTTCAGTACACCGTGCCTTTAGACGACGGGCTGTGCCCTCCGGAGGGCTCGCCCATGGAGGTCTCCTCCGGGCCCCcgggccccgccgccgccgccgccagcgcCTTCGCGGTCCCCGAGCCTCAGGGACACCAGGAGCTGGGCGTCGCCCCCGAGATCTTCGTGGACCCGGCGGCCGGCGGCCTGCTGGTCGGCACCACGGGCGTGGGGCTGCAGAGCCCCGGGGCCGGCCGCGACGACGCGCCCCCGCTCTCTCCATTGCTACCTCCCTTGCAGAACCACCCGATCCAAAGGACCTTCGGCGGCCTGGCGGGCACCGAGGCGCACGTGGCCGTGGCCGAAAGCGTGCGCTGCCACTTGAATTTCGACCCCAACACGGCGCCCGGGGTCGCCAGGGTATACGACTCGGTGCAGAGCAGTGGCCCCATGGTGGTGACCAGCCTGACCGAGGAGCTGAAGAAACTCGCGAAACAAGGGTGGTACTGGGGACCCATCACTCGCTGGGAGGCCGAGGGCAAGCTGGCCAACGTGCCCGACGGCTCGTTCCTCGTGCGGGACAGTTCCGACGACCGCTACCTTCTCAGCCTGAGCTTTCGCTCGCACGGGAAAACCCTCCACACCAGAATCGAGCACTCGAACGGTAGGTTTAGCTTTTACGAGCAGCCCGACGTGGAGGGCCACACGTCCATAGTAGATCTCATCGAGCATTCCATCAGGGACTCTGAAAACGGAGCTTTTTGCTACTCCAGGTCTCGGCTGCCGGGGTCCGCGACGTACCCGGTCAGGCTGACGAACCCGGTGTCCCGCTTCATGCAGGTGCGCTCCCTGCAGTACCTGTGCCGCTTCGTCATCCGCCAGTATACCAGGATAGACTTGATTCAGAAACTTCCTTTGCCAAGCAAGATGAAGGATTACTTACAGGAGAAGCACTACTGA